Proteins encoded by one window of Yamadazyma tenuis chromosome 2, complete sequence:
- a CDS encoding uncharacterized protein (COG:S; EggNog:ENOG503P6M4): MESSDQTPRVLKQCLELFDSPKHEQYSMPIEVNIRDKYNHHPDIQYFKSIKSRNHFTYHKYKRTPTKSAPASLSLISDFDPFSRTLLLERLSTFSSLNWSIPLDTDHELNELKCAQNGWKCISIAINNVSKNHLLCTSCKKLLSLRFNEFSEESSELDLKNCEDLNCYLAEEYIHQVKNAGHSVNCPWRNFETPLEGVYYVKPFIESTNETLINTYLSCLKSLVDNHRIIADKQGMFTSTSPSSERLKAFVRVSNNWILKRYYGDNKTDKSMILDHIPSWIYDISLHGWDLKVQSFSNHLVLFLVCSDCNKKVFLDYRQHPPINKDIPHVPVSTGLDLSTSKILTPVKYPSNLTSSVFTKSCYDIVEEEEEEEEIIDLYSQHKCWCSRKLVWNNQERISDYLFNLIIRMETRIGPDGEYLGETDSTMYTDDESCKRRVSFDVADGLERLNKLRKLYLVDD, translated from the coding sequence ATGGAGTCTTCAGACCAAACCCCCCGGGTACTCAAACAGTGTTTGGAGTTGTTCGACTCCCCCAAGCACGAGCAGTATTCCATGCCCATTGAGGTGAACATCCGCGACAAATATAATCACCACCCAGACATCCAGTACTTCAAGAGCATCAAGAGTAGAAACCATTTTACTTATCACAAATACAAGAGAACCCCCACCAAAAGTGCCCCAGCTCTGCTATCGTTAATAAGTGACTTTGACCCCTTCCTGAGGACGCTTCTCCTTGAGCGGTTGTCCACATTTCTGTCACTAAATTGGAGCATTCCTCTTGATACTGATCATGAACTTAATGAACTTAAATGTGCCCAGAACGGATGGAAGTGTATTTCAATTGCTATCAATAACGTTTCCAAAAACCATTTGTTATGCACATCATGTAAGAAACTTCTAAGTCTTCGGTTTAATGAATTTAGTGAAGAACTGTCTGAActtgacttgaagaactgtGAAGATCTCAACTGCTATTTGGCAGAGGAGTATATCCACCAAGTGAAAAATGCTGGCCATAGCGTCAATTGTCCGTGGCGCAACTTCGAGACTCCTTTGGAAGGAGTATACTATGTCAAACCGTTCATTGAGTCTACTAATGAGACTCTCATCAATACCTACTTGTCGTGCCTAAAGAGCTTGGTCGATAATCACCGCATAATAGCAGATAAGCAAGGCATGTTTACGAGCACTAGTCCTAGCTCCGAGCGCTTGAAGGCGTTTGTACGCGTGTCCAATAACTGGATACTCAAGCGGTACTATGGTGATAACAAGACTGATAAGAGTATGATTCTTGATCATATACCATCGTGGATATACGATATCAGCTTGCATGGCTGGGACTTGAAAGTCCAGTCGTTTTCAAACCACCTCGTTCTCTTCTTGGTGTGTTCAGACTGCAACAAGAAAGTGTTTCTTGACTACAGGCAGCATCCACCCATCAACAAGGATATACCGCATGTACCTGTTTCTACTGGCTTGGACTTGTCGACATCCAAGATTCTCACTCCCGTGAAGTACCCTTCCAACTTAACAAGCTctgttttcaccaaaagCTGCTATGATATCgtagaagaagaggaagaagaggaagaaattATAGACTTATACTCCCAACATAAGTGTTGGTGTTCGAGGAAATTGGTTTGGAACAATCAGGAACGTATTTCTGATTatttattcaacttgataaTTCGGATGGAAACAAGAATTGGGCCTGATGGAGAATATCTAGGGGAAACTGACTCAACAATGTACACTGATGATGAATCTTGTAAACGAAGAGTAAGTTTCGATGTTGCAGACGGGTTGGAGAGATTGAACAAGTTACGCAAATTGTATTTAGTTGATGATTGA